In Streptomyces capitiformicae, one genomic interval encodes:
- a CDS encoding GNAT family N-acetyltransferase translates to MTTQTTKTAKTAKTAKTAKTAKTAKAAKAAKAAQTAQTTQTTPYLEEITPANIETAFDVRIRPDQEHLVEPVAKSLAEAYVYPGVAWPRLIRDGDRAVGFLMAFLDIDWKGDGSGTDIRSGLWRLNIAAGEQGRGYGRFAVESVAAEIRRRGGNQLFVTWHPGPDGPEQFYLGLGFRLTGETSGGQTVGVLELGE, encoded by the coding sequence ATGACCACGCAGACCACGAAGACCGCGAAGACCGCGAAGACCGCGAAGACCGCGAAGACCGCGAAGACCGCGAAGGCCGCGAAGGCCGCGAAGGCCGCGCAGACCGCGCAGACCACGCAGACCACGCCGTACCTCGAAGAGATAACCCCCGCCAACATCGAGACCGCATTCGACGTCCGCATCCGCCCGGACCAGGAACACCTGGTCGAGCCCGTCGCGAAGTCCCTCGCCGAGGCGTACGTCTACCCCGGCGTCGCCTGGCCCCGCCTCATCCGGGACGGCGACCGCGCCGTCGGCTTTCTCATGGCCTTCCTCGACATCGACTGGAAGGGCGACGGCAGCGGCACCGACATCCGTTCGGGCCTCTGGCGCCTCAACATCGCCGCCGGCGAACAGGGCCGGGGATACGGCCGTTTCGCCGTGGAATCCGTCGCCGCCGAGATCCGCCGCCGTGGCGGCAACCAGCTCTTCGTCACCTGGCACCCCGGCCCGGACGGCCCGGAACAGTTCTACCTCGGCCTCGGCTTCCGCCTGACGGGGGAGACCAGCGGCGGCCAGACGGTGGGCGTGCTGGAGTTGGGCGAGTGA
- a CDS encoding small ribosomal subunit Rsm22 family protein gives MNAPLPPADILRTALVTLLDGLPPKAAAQAVERLIVNYRGRTPTDAPVLRDRSDVVAYAAYRMPATFEAVCSALEAFAAAVPGWVPGGHVDVGGGTGAATWAVNATWEGGRPVTVLDWAEPALALGREIAAANPELKAAEWQRSRIGSALTIESTDLVTVSYVLGELTDADRTAVVDAAATAAQAVVIIEPGTPDGYTRVIEARDRLIAAGFHIAAPCPHSAACPIVPGEDWCHFSARVSRSSLHRQVKGGSLAYEDEKFSYVAATRFPPTPAPSRVVRKPQIRKGQVLLDLCEGLSETGPVPALTRTTVTKRHGLLYRAARDTGWGAAWPPPSGDDDQS, from the coding sequence GTGAACGCCCCCCTTCCCCCCGCCGACATCCTCCGCACCGCCCTCGTCACCCTCCTCGACGGTCTCCCGCCGAAGGCGGCCGCGCAGGCGGTGGAGCGGCTGATCGTGAACTATCGGGGGCGGACGCCGACGGACGCCCCGGTGCTGCGGGACCGCTCCGACGTCGTGGCGTACGCGGCGTATCGGATGCCGGCGACGTTCGAGGCGGTGTGCTCGGCGCTGGAGGCGTTCGCGGCGGCGGTGCCCGGGTGGGTGCCCGGCGGTCATGTGGACGTCGGGGGCGGTACGGGTGCGGCGACGTGGGCCGTGAACGCGACCTGGGAGGGCGGGCGGCCGGTGACGGTGCTCGACTGGGCGGAGCCGGCGCTGGCGCTGGGGCGGGAGATCGCCGCCGCGAACCCGGAGCTGAAGGCCGCAGAGTGGCAGCGCTCTCGTATCGGATCGGCGCTCACGATCGAGAGCACTGATCTCGTCACCGTCTCGTACGTCCTCGGCGAGCTGACCGACGCCGACCGCACCGCCGTCGTCGACGCCGCCGCGACCGCCGCCCAGGCCGTCGTGATCATCGAGCCCGGCACCCCCGACGGCTACACCCGCGTCATCGAGGCCCGCGACCGCCTCATCGCCGCCGGCTTCCACATCGCCGCCCCCTGCCCACACAGCGCCGCCTGCCCCATCGTCCCCGGCGAGGACTGGTGCCACTTCTCCGCCCGGGTCAGCCGTTCCTCCCTGCACCGGCAGGTCAAGGGCGGCTCCCTGGCGTACGAGGACGAGAAGTTCAGCTACGTCGCCGCCACCCGCTTCCCCCCGACCCCGGCTCCCTCCCGCGTCGTACGCAAACCGCAGATCCGCAAGGGCCAGGTCCTCCTCGACCTCTGCGAAGGCCTCTCCGAGACCGGTCCCGTTCCCGCCCTCACCCGCACCACCGTCACCAAACGCCACGGCCTTCTCTACAGGGCCGCCCGCGACACCGGCTGGGGAGCCGCCTGGCCGCCACCCAGCGGGGACGACGACCAGAGCTGA
- a CDS encoding serine hydrolase domain-containing protein, translating into MPSLEQEYDGGGSRELSAPRLRTDTPERAGLDPEELRHLVRGVRALTEGDRPRAPAAVVLAGRGPFVAVEEAAGWAVRYESYDERTDTGVELPPGSWIPARPDTPFDLASLTKLFTAVAAVQQLERGTLGIDAKVAAYLPDFTGAAEHGLTVRHLLTHTSGLRPELPLYDCPTPDARLAMLQAEPPIARPGTAYAYSDLNLLLLQHVLERLTGRGLDVLIRDGITHPLGMTATGFGPCPAAAATEDQRHPWAKADRGMLRGEVHDENAWTLGGVAGHAGLFSTARDLAVFCRTLLAGGSYGPARILGPDFVELLLTPPALGFALDQPWFMGELAGRGAAGHTGFTGTSLVLDRATDTFLVLLTNAVHPRRRDPINAFRAAAGTRVARAVRGLRDR; encoded by the coding sequence GTGCCGTCCTTGGAACAGGAGTACGACGGTGGAGGGAGCAGAGAGCTGAGCGCGCCGAGACTGCGCACGGACACCCCGGAACGGGCCGGACTCGACCCCGAGGAACTGCGCCATCTCGTACGAGGGGTGCGCGCGCTGACGGAAGGCGACCGCCCCCGGGCCCCCGCCGCCGTCGTCCTCGCCGGCCGCGGCCCCTTCGTAGCCGTCGAGGAGGCGGCGGGCTGGGCGGTCCGCTACGAGTCCTACGACGAGCGGACGGACACGGGCGTGGAACTGCCGCCCGGCTCCTGGATCCCCGCGAGGCCGGACACGCCCTTCGACCTGGCCTCCCTCACCAAGCTCTTCACCGCCGTGGCGGCGGTCCAGCAACTGGAACGCGGCACCCTCGGCATCGACGCCAAGGTGGCCGCGTACCTCCCCGACTTCACCGGCGCCGCCGAACACGGCCTCACCGTCCGCCATCTCCTCACCCACACCTCCGGGCTCCGCCCCGAACTGCCGCTGTACGACTGCCCGACGCCGGACGCCCGCCTGGCGATGCTCCAGGCGGAGCCCCCGATCGCCCGGCCCGGCACGGCGTACGCCTACTCCGACCTGAACCTCCTGCTCCTCCAGCACGTCCTGGAACGTCTGACGGGCCGGGGCCTGGACGTCCTCATCCGCGACGGCATCACGCACCCCCTGGGCATGACGGCCACGGGCTTCGGCCCCTGCCCGGCCGCGGCGGCCACCGAGGACCAACGCCACCCCTGGGCCAAGGCCGACCGGGGCATGCTCCGGGGCGAGGTCCACGACGAGAACGCCTGGACACTCGGCGGCGTCGCCGGCCATGCGGGCCTCTTCTCCACGGCCCGCGACCTGGCCGTCTTCTGCCGCACGCTCCTGGCGGGCGGCTCCTACGGCCCCGCCCGCATCCTCGGCCCCGACTTCGTCGAACTCCTCCTGACCCCACCGGCCCTCGGCTTCGCCCTCGACCAGCCTTGGTTCATGGGGGAGTTGGCGGGGAGGGGCGCGGCGGGCCACACGGGCTTCACGGGTACGTCCCTGGTGCTGGACCGCGCGACGGACACCTTCCTGGTCCTGCTGACGAACGCGGTGCATCCACGCCGCCGGGATCCGATCAACGCGTTCCGGGCGGCGGCGGGGACGCGGGTGGCTCGGGCGGTGCGGGGGCTCAGAGACCGATGA
- a CDS encoding multidrug effflux MFS transporter has protein sequence MPEGHIPGSAAAEPQLVAQPDAVDARRTSARRTGLLVTLILGGLTATPPLAMDMYLPALPEVTDSLHAPATTVQLTLTACLAGMALGQLLIGPMSDRWGRRRPLLLGLAVYILATALCALAPNVETLIAFRLVQGLAGSAGIVIARAVVRDLYDGDEMARFFSTLMLVSGAAPIVAPLIGGQILRVTDWRGVFVVLTVIGVVLLAIVWVRLPETLTPADRHGGGIGETLHAMRGLLTDRVFMGYVLAGGFAFAALFAYISASPFVIQEIYGASPQTFSLLFGVNSVGLVIAGQINGKVLVGRVNLDKVFAAGLAIVTLAATALLLMSTGVFGEVGLVPVAVALFVLMSAMGIALPNSQTLALMRVRRAAGSASALMGTSSFLIGAIASPLVGIAGEDTAVPMAVVQLTATLVAATCFVALCRPWNRSTTVEGAES, from the coding sequence ATGCCCGAGGGGCACATACCGGGCTCGGCGGCGGCCGAGCCGCAGCTGGTCGCCCAGCCCGACGCCGTCGACGCGAGGCGTACCTCCGCCCGCCGTACCGGTCTCCTCGTCACCCTCATCCTCGGCGGACTCACCGCCACCCCGCCCCTGGCGATGGACATGTACCTCCCGGCGCTGCCGGAGGTCACCGACTCGCTGCACGCCCCCGCCACCACGGTCCAGCTCACCCTCACCGCGTGCCTCGCCGGTATGGCGCTCGGCCAGTTGCTGATCGGCCCGATGAGTGACCGCTGGGGCCGCCGGCGCCCCCTCCTGCTCGGCCTCGCCGTCTACATCCTGGCCACCGCCCTGTGCGCCCTCGCCCCGAACGTCGAGACCCTCATCGCCTTCCGTCTGGTGCAGGGCCTCGCCGGCTCGGCAGGCATCGTGATCGCGCGGGCCGTCGTACGCGACCTGTACGACGGCGACGAGATGGCCCGCTTCTTCTCGACCCTGATGCTCGTCTCCGGGGCGGCCCCGATCGTGGCGCCGCTGATCGGCGGCCAGATCCTCCGGGTCACGGACTGGCGGGGCGTCTTCGTCGTCCTGACCGTCATCGGCGTCGTACTGCTGGCGATCGTGTGGGTGCGGCTGCCCGAGACGCTGACCCCCGCCGACCGGCACGGCGGCGGCATCGGCGAGACCCTGCACGCGATGCGCGGCCTGCTCACCGACCGGGTCTTCATGGGGTACGTCCTCGCCGGCGGCTTCGCCTTCGCCGCCCTCTTCGCCTACATCAGCGCCTCCCCGTTCGTGATCCAGGAGATCTACGGCGCCTCCCCGCAGACGTTCAGCCTGCTCTTCGGCGTCAACTCCGTCGGCCTCGTCATCGCCGGCCAGATCAACGGCAAGGTCCTGGTCGGCCGGGTCAACCTGGACAAGGTGTTCGCGGCGGGCCTCGCGATCGTCACCCTCGCCGCGACCGCCCTGCTGCTGATGTCCACCGGAGTCTTCGGCGAGGTGGGCCTGGTCCCGGTGGCGGTGGCCCTCTTCGTCCTGATGTCCGCGATGGGCATCGCCCTGCCCAACTCCCAGACGCTCGCCCTGATGCGGGTACGCCGCGCGGCGGGTTCCGCGTCGGCCCTGATGGGTACGTCGTCCTTCCTGATCGGAGCGATAGCGTCCCCCCTGGTCGGCATCGCGGGCGAGGACACCGCCGTCCCCATGGCCGTCGTCCAACTGACCGCGACACTGGTGGCCGCGACCTGCTTCGTGGCACTGTGCCGTCCTTGGAACAGGAGTACGACGGTGGAGGGAGCAGAGAGCTGA
- a CDS encoding Gfo/Idh/MocA family protein → MSNDGRVRWGILATGGIAAAFTADLVDLPDAEVVAVASRSEESAKAFAERFGIPRAYGSWSALAEDGDVDVVYVATPHSAHRAAAGMCLEAGRNVLCEKPFTLNVREAEELVGLARERGRFLMEAMWMYCNPLVRRLTEVVRDGAIGDVRTVQADFGLAGHLLPEARNGILPPSHRLRDPAQGGGALLDLGVYPVSFAQLLLGEPSDVTGRAVLSDEGVDLQTGALLSWESGAIASVHCSIVGGTATSASVTGSQGRIDIPNGFFYPDRFVLHQDGREPQTFTADPADGPRNSFRHEAGEVMRALRAGETESPLVPLDGTLAVMRTLDAIRDRVGVRYPGEHPGEDDRRGDELVTVTTPV, encoded by the coding sequence ATGTCGAACGACGGGCGTGTGCGTTGGGGGATTCTGGCGACCGGGGGCATCGCCGCGGCCTTCACGGCCGATCTGGTCGATCTGCCGGACGCCGAGGTGGTGGCGGTGGCCTCGCGGAGCGAGGAGTCGGCGAAGGCGTTCGCGGAGCGGTTCGGGATACCCCGGGCGTACGGCTCCTGGAGTGCGCTCGCCGAGGACGGGGACGTGGATGTGGTGTACGTCGCCACGCCGCACTCGGCGCATCGGGCCGCCGCCGGGATGTGTCTGGAGGCGGGGCGGAACGTGCTGTGCGAGAAGCCGTTCACGCTGAACGTGCGGGAGGCGGAGGAACTCGTCGGGCTGGCGCGGGAGCGCGGGCGGTTCCTGATGGAGGCCATGTGGATGTACTGCAATCCGCTGGTCCGGCGGCTCACCGAGGTGGTGCGGGACGGCGCGATCGGTGACGTGCGGACGGTGCAGGCCGACTTCGGGCTTGCCGGGCACCTCTTGCCGGAGGCGAGGAATGGGATACTGCCGCCGTCGCACCGGCTGCGGGATCCGGCGCAGGGCGGGGGCGCGCTGCTGGACCTCGGTGTGTACCCGGTCTCGTTCGCGCAGTTGCTGCTCGGGGAGCCGTCGGACGTCACAGGGAGAGCGGTGCTCTCCGACGAGGGCGTTGATCTCCAAACAGGAGCACTGCTCTCTTGGGAGAGCGGTGCCATCGCTTCGGTGCACTGCTCCATCGTCGGCGGTACGGCGACCTCCGCCTCCGTCACCGGCTCCCAGGGCCGTATCGACATTCCGAACGGCTTCTTCTACCCGGACCGGTTCGTCCTGCACCAAGACGGCCGCGAGCCGCAGACCTTCACCGCGGACCCGGCGGACGGCCCCCGCAACAGCTTCCGCCACGAGGCCGGCGAGGTCATGCGGGCCCTGCGCGCCGGCGAGACCGAGTCCCCCCTCGTCCCCCTCGACGGCACCCTCGCCGTGATGCGGACGCTCGACGCGATCCGGGACCGCGTCGGCGTCCGCTATCCCGGCGAGCATCCAGGCGAGGACGACCGTCGGGGCGACGAGCTGGTGACGGTGACTACGCCGGTGTGA
- a CDS encoding alkaline phosphatase D family protein yields MTPAAQHSPELRAAARHFDRRRFLTVTGAAAALAFATNLPAAGAAAAAPLDAARITENPFTLGVASGDPLPASVLLWTRLAPKPYEPDSGLPAERVAVHWELAHDESFRWTVRRGTATAHPECHHTVHVEVGYLDPGRVYYYRFRVGTWISETGRTRTAPGRGDKGGTASGLSFAAVSCQAYSGGYYTPYQHLAQDDVDIVFHLGDYLYEYAVNSVGGNRKYTDRTLPDLFNRETVTLEDYRLRYALFKSDPDLRAAHAAHPFVVTWDDHETENNYADDIPDNDVPPEEFLLRRAAAYRAYWENQPLRTPQQPSGPDMRLYRRLHWGRLAQFDILDTRQYRSNQAQGDGWQIPGPESADPSRTMTGATQERWLLDGWAKSDAVWNVVPQQVTFSQRRDATGDNYKVSMDSWDGYAASRERLLAGADAAGIENLMVLTGDVHRGYAYDIKRDFDDRSSRTVGTELVATSISSGGNGSDKPANWDTYMTANPHMRFYNGLRGYVTVALGRTSARADFKTVPYVTTTGAGISTAASFAVEAGKPGLTPA; encoded by the coding sequence ATGACACCCGCAGCCCAGCACTCACCCGAACTCCGCGCCGCCGCACGGCACTTCGACCGCCGCCGCTTCCTCACCGTCACCGGTGCCGCAGCCGCGCTCGCGTTCGCCACGAACCTTCCGGCGGCGGGCGCCGCGGCCGCCGCCCCACTGGACGCCGCGCGAATCACCGAGAACCCCTTCACCCTCGGCGTGGCCTCCGGCGACCCGCTGCCCGCCTCCGTACTCCTGTGGACCCGGCTCGCGCCCAAACCGTACGAGCCCGACAGCGGTCTGCCCGCCGAACGCGTCGCCGTCCACTGGGAGCTCGCCCACGACGAGAGCTTCCGATGGACCGTCAGACGAGGCACGGCCACCGCCCACCCAGAGTGCCACCACACCGTCCACGTCGAGGTCGGCTATCTGGACCCCGGCCGCGTGTACTACTACCGCTTCCGCGTCGGCACCTGGATCAGCGAGACGGGCCGCACGCGCACCGCCCCCGGACGCGGCGACAAGGGCGGGACGGCCTCCGGGCTCAGCTTCGCCGCCGTCTCCTGCCAGGCGTACTCCGGCGGCTACTACACCCCCTACCAGCACCTCGCGCAGGACGACGTCGACATCGTTTTCCACCTCGGGGACTACCTCTACGAGTACGCGGTGAACTCGGTCGGCGGCAACCGCAAGTACACCGACCGCACCCTCCCCGACCTCTTCAACCGCGAGACGGTCACCCTGGAGGACTACCGCCTGCGGTACGCCCTCTTCAAGAGCGACCCCGACCTGCGGGCCGCCCACGCCGCGCACCCCTTCGTCGTCACCTGGGACGACCACGAGACCGAGAACAACTACGCGGACGACATCCCCGATAACGACGTGCCGCCGGAGGAGTTCCTGCTGCGCCGCGCCGCCGCGTACCGCGCGTACTGGGAGAACCAGCCGCTGCGCACCCCGCAGCAGCCGTCCGGCCCCGACATGAGGCTCTACCGCCGCCTCCACTGGGGCCGCCTCGCCCAGTTCGACATACTCGACACCCGCCAGTACCGCTCCAACCAGGCGCAGGGCGACGGCTGGCAGATACCCGGCCCCGAGTCCGCCGACCCGTCACGCACGATGACCGGCGCCACCCAGGAGCGCTGGCTGCTGGACGGCTGGGCCAAGTCCGACGCCGTCTGGAACGTCGTCCCGCAGCAGGTCACCTTCTCCCAGCGCCGCGACGCCACCGGCGACAACTACAAGGTCTCGATGGACTCCTGGGACGGCTACGCCGCCTCCCGCGAACGCCTCCTCGCCGGCGCCGACGCCGCCGGCATCGAGAACCTCATGGTCCTCACGGGCGACGTCCACCGCGGCTACGCCTACGACATCAAGCGCGACTTCGACGACCGCTCGTCCCGGACGGTCGGCACGGAGCTCGTCGCCACCTCCATCAGCAGCGGCGGCAACGGCTCCGACAAGCCGGCCAACTGGGACACGTACATGACCGCCAACCCGCACATGCGCTTCTACAACGGACTTCGGGGGTATGTCACGGTCGCCCTCGGCCGCACGTCCGCCCGGGCCGACTTCAAAACAGTCCCGTACGTGACGACCACGGGGGCCGGTATCTCCACGGCGGCGTCGTTCGCGGTGGAGGCGGGCAAGCCGGGGCTCACACCGGCGTAG
- a CDS encoding SDR family oxidoreductase: MTTKRTKIAIVTGASSGIGRAVAVELLRSGWAVALAGRREDKLAETVAEAGTGAADAPCVRTDVSQPDDVAALFAAVRDRFGRLDLLFNNAGTFGPGGVPVEELPYDAWRHVVDTNLNGAFLCAQAAYRQMKEQDPQGGRIINNGSISAHTPRPHSVAYTATKHALTGLTKSLSLDGRPYNIAVGQIDIGNAATDMTERMRKGVLQANGTLMPEPVMDVADVARTVRHMAELPLEANVQFATVMATTMPYVGRG, encoded by the coding sequence ATGACGACCAAGCGAACGAAGATCGCGATCGTGACAGGTGCGAGCTCTGGTATCGGGCGTGCCGTGGCCGTGGAGCTGCTGCGCAGCGGCTGGGCGGTGGCGTTGGCGGGGCGGCGGGAGGACAAGCTCGCCGAGACCGTGGCCGAGGCGGGGACCGGGGCGGCGGATGCGCCGTGCGTCCGTACGGACGTCTCACAGCCCGACGACGTGGCGGCGCTCTTCGCCGCCGTGCGGGACCGGTTCGGGCGGCTCGACCTGCTGTTCAACAACGCGGGCACGTTCGGCCCCGGCGGAGTGCCGGTCGAGGAGCTGCCGTACGACGCCTGGCGTCACGTCGTGGACACCAACCTCAACGGGGCGTTCCTGTGCGCTCAGGCGGCGTACCGGCAGATGAAGGAGCAGGACCCGCAGGGCGGCCGGATCATCAACAACGGCTCCATCTCCGCGCACACGCCCCGCCCGCACTCCGTCGCCTACACCGCGACCAAGCACGCTCTGACGGGCCTGACCAAGTCACTCTCCCTGGACGGCCGGCCGTACAACATCGCGGTCGGCCAGATCGACATCGGCAACGCGGCGACCGACATGACCGAGCGCATGCGGAAGGGCGTGCTCCAGGCGAACGGGACCCTGATGCCCGAGCCCGTGATGGACGTCGCCGATGTGGCCCGTACGGTGCGGCACATGGCGGAGCTGCCGCTGGAGGCGAACGTGCAGTTCGCGACGGTCATGGCGACGACCATGCCGTACGTGGGACGGGGCTGA
- a CDS encoding carbon-nitrogen hydrolase family protein: MEQSLSIAVAQPRCAAHDVTANALAHAEAVRAADARVVVFPEMSLTGYELDAAPVSPDDARLAPIVAACAGTGTLALVGAPVPGPRIGILAVDGDGARVAYGKVYLHGGEAVRFVPGEPAVIEVDGWRLGLAVCRDTGVPEHAVKTAALGIDGYVAGVVHADHEAEVHSERARRVAADHGVWVATAAFAGPTGGGFDRTSGRSGIWSAAGELIAEASAAPDEIARAVFTR, translated from the coding sequence GTGGAGCAGTCGCTGAGCATCGCGGTGGCGCAGCCGAGGTGCGCGGCTCACGACGTGACGGCCAACGCACTGGCCCACGCGGAGGCGGTTCGGGCAGCGGACGCACGGGTGGTGGTGTTCCCCGAGATGTCGCTGACGGGATACGAGTTGGACGCGGCGCCGGTCTCCCCGGACGACGCACGGCTGGCTCCGATCGTCGCCGCGTGCGCCGGGACCGGGACGCTGGCCCTGGTCGGCGCGCCTGTGCCGGGTCCGCGCATCGGCATCCTGGCTGTGGACGGAGACGGGGCGCGCGTGGCCTATGGGAAGGTCTACCTGCACGGCGGCGAGGCCGTCCGCTTCGTGCCCGGTGAGCCCGCCGTGATCGAGGTGGACGGGTGGCGGCTGGGGCTTGCCGTCTGCCGCGACACCGGCGTCCCCGAGCACGCCGTGAAGACGGCCGCGCTGGGCATCGACGGCTATGTAGCCGGGGTTGTCCACGCCGATCACGAGGCTGAGGTTCACAGCGAGCGCGCCCGCCGGGTCGCCGCCGACCACGGTGTGTGGGTCGCCACGGCGGCTTTCGCGGGTCCGACCGGTGGCGGCTTCGACCGCACGTCCGGCCGTTCGGGGATCTGGTCCGCCGCCGGGGAGCTGATCGCCGAGGCGAGCGCCGCCCCCGATGAGATCGCGCGGGCGGTCTTCACTCGGTGA
- a CDS encoding aldo/keto reductase, which yields METNTEINSHTRQLGRSGIQVSALGFGCWAIGGEWTDTEGQPLGWGKIDDEESVRAIHRALDLGVTFFDTADVYGTGHSERVLGRALGKRRADVVVATKWGNIFDEATRTRTGQDDTPAHARRALTASLDRLGTDHVDLYQLHISDADPERAAQLRDACEEFVREGLIRAYAWSTDDPDRAAVFAEGPHCTAVQHRLNILQDAPELLALCAESDLASINRSPLAMGLLTGKHSAGRALEAGDIRNAPPAWLPGFTADAGADPEWLGRVEALREILTSDGRTLAQGALAWIWARSPHTVPIPGFRSVAQAEENAGALAKGPLAVDQVAEVDRILER from the coding sequence ATGGAGACGAACACGGAGATCAACTCGCACACAAGGCAGCTCGGCCGCAGCGGAATCCAGGTCAGCGCCCTCGGCTTCGGCTGCTGGGCGATCGGCGGTGAGTGGACGGATACCGAGGGGCAGCCGCTGGGCTGGGGCAAGATCGACGACGAGGAGTCCGTACGGGCGATCCACCGCGCCCTCGATCTCGGCGTCACCTTCTTCGACACGGCCGACGTGTACGGCACCGGCCACAGCGAACGTGTCCTCGGCCGCGCCCTCGGCAAGCGCCGCGCGGACGTCGTCGTGGCCACCAAGTGGGGCAACATCTTCGACGAGGCCACCCGCACCCGCACCGGCCAGGACGACACCCCGGCCCACGCCCGCCGCGCCCTGACCGCCTCCCTGGACCGTCTCGGCACCGACCACGTCGACCTCTACCAGCTCCACATCTCCGACGCCGACCCCGAGCGTGCGGCCCAACTCCGTGACGCCTGCGAGGAGTTCGTACGGGAGGGTCTGATCCGGGCGTACGCGTGGAGCACGGACGACCCGGACCGCGCCGCGGTGTTCGCCGAGGGGCCGCACTGCACGGCCGTACAACACCGGCTGAACATCCTCCAGGACGCGCCCGAACTCCTCGCCCTCTGCGCGGAGTCGGACCTGGCGAGCATCAACCGCAGCCCCCTCGCCATGGGCCTGCTCACCGGCAAGCACTCCGCCGGGCGCGCCCTGGAGGCCGGCGACATCCGCAACGCCCCGCCCGCCTGGCTGCCGGGGTTCACCGCGGACGCCGGTGCCGACCCGGAGTGGCTCGGCCGGGTCGAGGCGCTGCGCGAGATCCTCACCAGCGACGGCCGTACGCTCGCACAGGGCGCCCTCGCCTGGATCTGGGCCCGCAGTCCGCACACCGTCCCCATCCCCGGCTTCCGCTCGGTCGCCCAGGCCGAGGAGAACGCGGGCGCCCTCGCGAAAGGGCCGCTCGCCGTGGACCAGGTGGCCGAGGTCGACCGGATCCTGGAGCGGTGA
- a CDS encoding nuclear transport factor 2-like protein encodes MTIAPAKLSDPTVRAFVNAVNANDEEAFMTLLTDDATMSDDGSDRNLAQWADREIFSSHGHIEVQHESDGGRTIVANYRNDTWGEMRTAWRFTVAEDGRISRFETGQA; translated from the coding sequence ATGACGATCGCACCAGCCAAACTCAGTGACCCGACCGTCCGGGCCTTCGTCAACGCGGTGAACGCGAACGACGAGGAGGCGTTCATGACCCTCCTCACCGACGACGCCACGATGTCGGACGACGGCTCCGACCGGAACCTCGCCCAGTGGGCCGACCGGGAGATCTTCTCCTCCCATGGCCACATCGAGGTCCAGCACGAGTCCGACGGCGGTCGCACCATCGTCGCCAACTACCGCAACGACACCTGGGGCGAGATGCGCACCGCCTGGCGCTTCACGGTGGCGGAGGACGGCAGGATCAGCCGCTTCGAGACGGGCCAGGCCTGA
- a CDS encoding DoxX family membrane protein produces MTSFDRRDLGLLLLRLGAGGVLAAHGTQKLFGWFGGGGIEGTGAFMESVGYSPGRASATAAGLAETGGGTLLALGLATPGAGAAAAGAMAGAAAVHTPNGFFNASGGYEYAATLGLAAAGLAIAGPGRLSLDHALHHIVDRGWMVPVALAGTAAVTSLVVGARIKRVRKEKEGEQDPLFEE; encoded by the coding sequence ATGACCTCATTCGACCGACGTGATCTGGGGCTGCTGTTGCTCCGTCTGGGCGCGGGCGGTGTACTCGCCGCGCACGGGACGCAGAAGCTGTTCGGCTGGTTCGGCGGGGGCGGGATCGAGGGGACCGGCGCCTTCATGGAGTCCGTCGGCTACTCCCCCGGCAGGGCGAGCGCCACCGCGGCCGGGCTGGCCGAGACGGGCGGCGGCACCCTGCTCGCCCTCGGGCTCGCGACGCCCGGGGCCGGTGCCGCCGCGGCGGGCGCCATGGCGGGCGCGGCGGCGGTGCACACCCCCAACGGCTTCTTCAACGCGAGCGGCGGCTACGAGTACGCCGCGACCCTCGGCCTCGCCGCCGCCGGCCTCGCGATCGCCGGGCCCGGCCGGCTCTCCCTCGACCACGCGCTCCATCACATCGTCGACCGCGGCTGGATGGTCCCCGTGGCGCTCGCCGGTACGGCCGCGGTGACGTCGCTGGTCGTGGGGGCGCGGATCAAGCGGGTGCGGAAGGAGAAGGAGGGGGAGCAGGACCCGTTGTTCGAGGAGTGA
- a CDS encoding MazG-like family protein, producing the protein MSELTDFPDTDSPHTDGLWQSITLLHAWLEADQPHGGQEGLLLRMLKLQEEVGEVAQAVIGATGQNPRKGTTHTWDDVQSELCDVVITALVALRTLTPDAREVFATHLAGVTARSLGSRRG; encoded by the coding sequence ATGAGTGAGCTGACCGACTTCCCCGACACCGACTCCCCCCACACCGACGGCCTCTGGCAGTCCATCACCCTTCTCCACGCCTGGCTGGAGGCCGACCAACCGCACGGCGGTCAAGAAGGCCTGCTGCTGCGGATGTTGAAGCTCCAGGAGGAGGTCGGCGAGGTCGCCCAGGCGGTGATCGGCGCGACCGGGCAGAACCCGCGCAAGGGCACGACCCACACCTGGGACGACGTCCAGTCGGAGTTGTGCGACGTGGTCATCACGGCGTTGGTGGCGCTGCGCACCCTCACCCCCGACGCCCGCGAGGTCTTCGCGACCCACCTGGCCGGGGTCACCGCGCGTTCGCTGGGGTCCCGCCGTGGCTGA